One genomic region from Tachysurus vachellii isolate PV-2020 chromosome 22, HZAU_Pvac_v1, whole genome shotgun sequence encodes:
- the si:ch211-222l21.1 gene encoding prothymosin alpha isoform X4, which produces MADTAVDTTTTTEITAKDLKEKKEVVEEAQEEEKKEKKENGDAPANGTATNGASHEETDKVDKAAEEPAEGEGEEEKAAEEEADGEAVKRPAEEEEKESVETKKQKTEENGESTEAEAEATA; this is translated from the exons ATGGCCGATACTGCTGTagacaccaccaccactacagAGATCACTGCAAAG gatctgaaggagaagaaagaagtTGTGGAGGAGGCacaagaggaggagaagaaggagaagaaggagaacgGAGACGCACCTGCTAATGGCACAGCG ACTAACGGTGCGTCTCATGAAGAAACCGACAAGGTGGACAAAGCAGCCGAAGAGC CTGCAGAGGGGGAGGGTGAGGAGGAGAAAGCTGCTGAAGAGGAAGCAGATGGGGAGGCAGTGAAACGTCCcgcggaggaggaggagaaggag TCGGTCgaaacaaagaaacagaagaCTGAGGAGAACGGCGAATCCACAGAAGCCGAGGCTGAAGCGACGGCCTGA
- the si:ch211-222l21.1 gene encoding prothymosin alpha isoform X2, which yields MADTAVDTTTTTEITAKDLKEKKEVVEEAQEEEKKEKKENGDAPANGTATNGASHEETDKVDKAAEEPAEGEGEEEKAAEEEADGEAVKRPAEEEEKEESVETKKQKTEENGESTEAEAEATA from the exons ATGGCCGATACTGCTGTagacaccaccaccactacagAGATCACTGCAAAG gatctgaaggagaagaaagaagtTGTGGAGGAGGCacaagaggaggagaagaaggagaagaaggagaacgGAGACGCACCTGCTAATGGCACAGCG ACTAACGGTGCGTCTCATGAAGAAACCGACAAGGTGGACAAAGCAGCCGAAGAGC CTGCAGAGGGGGAGGGTGAGGAGGAGAAAGCTGCTGAAGAGGAAGCAGATGGGGAGGCAGTGAAACGTCCcgcggaggaggaggagaaggag gaGTCGGTCgaaacaaagaaacagaagaCTGAGGAGAACGGCGAATCCACAGAAGCCGAGGCTGAAGCGACGGCCTGA
- the si:ch211-222l21.1 gene encoding prothymosin alpha isoform X1: MADTAVDTTTTTEITAKDLKEKKEVVEEAQEEEKKEKKENGDAPANGTATNGASHEETDKVDKAAEEPAAEGEGEEEKAAEEEADGEAVKRPAEEEEKEESVETKKQKTEENGESTEAEAEATA; the protein is encoded by the exons ATGGCCGATACTGCTGTagacaccaccaccactacagAGATCACTGCAAAG gatctgaaggagaagaaagaagtTGTGGAGGAGGCacaagaggaggagaagaaggagaagaaggagaacgGAGACGCACCTGCTAATGGCACAGCG ACTAACGGTGCGTCTCATGAAGAAACCGACAAGGTGGACAAAGCAGCCGAAGAGC CAGCTGCAGAGGGGGAGGGTGAGGAGGAGAAAGCTGCTGAAGAGGAAGCAGATGGGGAGGCAGTGAAACGTCCcgcggaggaggaggagaaggag gaGTCGGTCgaaacaaagaaacagaagaCTGAGGAGAACGGCGAATCCACAGAAGCCGAGGCTGAAGCGACGGCCTGA
- the si:ch211-222l21.1 gene encoding prothymosin alpha isoform X3 — protein MADTAVDTTTTTEITAKDLKEKKEVVEEAQEEEKKEKKENGDAPANGTATNGASHEETDKVDKAAEEPAAEGEGEEEKAAEEEADGEAVKRPAEEEEKESVETKKQKTEENGESTEAEAEATA, from the exons ATGGCCGATACTGCTGTagacaccaccaccactacagAGATCACTGCAAAG gatctgaaggagaagaaagaagtTGTGGAGGAGGCacaagaggaggagaagaaggagaagaaggagaacgGAGACGCACCTGCTAATGGCACAGCG ACTAACGGTGCGTCTCATGAAGAAACCGACAAGGTGGACAAAGCAGCCGAAGAGC CAGCTGCAGAGGGGGAGGGTGAGGAGGAGAAAGCTGCTGAAGAGGAAGCAGATGGGGAGGCAGTGAAACGTCCcgcggaggaggaggagaaggag TCGGTCgaaacaaagaaacagaagaCTGAGGAGAACGGCGAATCCACAGAAGCCGAGGCTGAAGCGACGGCCTGA
- the slc45a1 gene encoding proton-associated sugar transporter A, with the protein MMSSPGMGTPSDPLLISPGRDGLRATQCETWRPTLPKTCSFPMSTTRHLSHRANSFQRHQKRQKLIRPSPPPPPNTPCPLEQLDLSDLPPRRTFPKLLFNGCILFGIEFSYAMETAYVTPLLLQMGLPDQFYSLVWFISPILGFLLQPILGAWSDRCTSRFGRRRPFILALAIGALLGLTLVLNGRDMGSALADTHKWGIVLTVCGVVLMDFSADSADNPSHAYMMDVCSPEDQDRGLNIHALLAGLGGGFGYIVGGVNWDHTEFGKSMGGQLRVIYLFTSITLVITTALTLTSIPERPLLPSQKRNSKHLKSPVLPLPPSPPPPAGSLQEEEKEEGLYSYQFSGCRYPDGIGHSCSANARLCVGLTSPISPLSPLTPKYGSFISRDNTLMDINEFASSLGTSYIDSVLIDCYTGQQMPQPLKPETMTPCLPMGETPPAQVSQLVEEPSPAANSQERELSQPNGDLQEAERLVAIDEVQASECLELNEASELSEAPQEGSGLTRGSSTSGILKRPQSLTLMDDPLIGPSNGLENGRRRTVTFSQQVANILLNGVQYDSNLSDNTEAPDTQMSLKLLCISIYRMPPSLRSLCTNHFLGWLSFEGMLLFYTDFMGEFVFGGDPKAPNKSEAYQRYNAGVSMGCWGMCIYAFSAAFYSAILEKLEERFSLRSLYFFAYLAFGLGTGLATLSTNLYVVLSLCVTYGVLFSSLCTLPYSLLCEYYQSPQFCGSTEDGTRRGMGVDISLLSCQYFLAQILVSVAMGPLTSLVGGAQGVMYFSSLMSFVGCLYSSLCVVYQLPPPEGERSQSESQPLLVHI; encoded by the exons ATGATGTCCTCCCCTGGAATGGGCACGCCCAGCGACCCCCTTTTAATCAGCCCGGGGCGAGACGGCTTGAGGGCGACCCAATGTGAAACATGGAGGCCGACCCTTCCCAAAACCTGCAGCTTCCCAATGTCTACCACACGCCATCTCAGCCACAGAGCCAACAGCTTCCAGAGGCATCAAAAACGGCAAAAGCTCATCCGTCCGTCTCCGCCCCCTCCACCCAACACTCCTTGCCCTCTGGAGCAGCTGGACCTCAGCGATCTGCCTCCACGTCGCACTTTTCCCAAGCTCCTCTTCAACGGCTGCATCCTGTTCGGCATCGAGTTCAGCTATGCCATGGAGACGGCCTACGTGACGCCCTTGCTGCTTCAGATGGGTCTGCCTGATCAGTTCTACAGCCTCGTCTGGTTCATCAGCCCCATATTAG GATTCCTGCTTCAGCCGATCCTTGGAGCTTGGAGTGACCGGTGTACATCACGCTTTGGCCGCCGGAGGCCTTTTATCCTCGCCTTGGCCATCG GGGCTCTGCTTGGTCTAACGCTGGTGCTAAATGGGCGGGACATGGGATCTGCGCTGGCAGACACTCACAAGTGGGGCATCGTGCTAACTGTGTGCGGCGTGGTTCTGATGGACTTCAGCGCAGACTCAGCGGATAATCCCAGCCATGCCTACATGATGGATGTGTGCAGTCCAGAGGACCAGGACAGAGGTCTCAACATCCACGCACTTCTGGCAG GTCTGGGTGGTGGATTCGGCTACATCGTGGGCGGGGTGAACTGGGACCACACTGAGTTTGGCAAGTCAATGGGAGGTCAGCTTCGAGTCATCTACCTGTTCACCAGCATAACCCTTGTAATCACTACAGCTTTGACACTTACAAGCATCCCTGAGCGTCCTCTTCTCCCGTCACAGAAAAGGAACTCAAAACATTTAAAGAGCCCCGTTTTACCTCTGCCACCttctccacctccaccagctGGATCCCtacaggaggaggagaaggaggaaggtCTCTACAGCTATCAGTTCTCTGGGTGTAGGTACCCGGATGGTATAGGACACTCGTGTAGTGCCAACGCGAGGCTCTGTGTAGGTCTCACCAGCCCCATCTCCCCTCTCAGCCCTCTCACACCTAAATACGGCAGCTTTATCAGCCGAGACAACACGCTGATGGACATTAACGAGTTTGCGTCGTCCTTGGGAACGTCATACATAGACAGTGTGCTTATTGACTGTTACACTGGACAGCAAATGCCCCAACCGTTGAAGCCAGAGACCATGACTCCATGCCTTCCTATGGGAGAAACTCCTCCTGCTCAGGTGTCTCAGCTGGTAGAGGAACCGTCTCCAGCTGCCAACTCTCAGGAAAGGGAATTATCTCAACCCAATGGAGATCTGCAGGAGGCGGAAAGATTAGTGGCTATTGATGAAGTTCAAGCCAGTGAATGTTTGGAGTTGAATGAAGCATCTGAGCTCAGCGAGGCACCTCAGGAAGGCAGCGGATTAACACGGGGAAGCAGTACCTCAGGGATCCTGAAGCGCCCTCAGAGCCTGACCTTAATGGACGACCCTCTGATCGGCCCCAGCAACGGCCTGGAGAACGGCCGTAGACGCACTGTTACCTTCAGCCAACAA GTTGCCAACATCCTCCTAAATGGTGTGCAGTATGACAGTAATCTCAGTGACAACACCGAGGCTCCAGACACTCAGATGTCTCTCAAGCTGCTCTGCATCTCCATCTACAGGATGCCCCCTTCCCTTCGCAGCCTGTGCACCAACCACTTCCTGG GCTGGCTGTCCTTCGAAGGCATGCTGCTTTTCTACACGGATTTCATGGGCGAGTTTGTGTTTGGGGGCGACCCCAAGGCACCGAACAAGTCTGAGGCCTACCAGCGCTACAACGCCGGGGTCAGCATGGGCTGCTGGGGCATGTGCATCTATGCATTCAGTGCTGCTTTCTACTCAG CCATCCTGGAGAAGCTGGAGGAACGTTTCTCTCTGcgctctctgtatttctttgcctaccTGGCGTTCGGCTTGGGCACAGGTCTGGCCacgctctccaccaacctgtaCGTGGTGTTGTCTCTTTGTGTCACCTACGGAGTCCTGTTCTCTTCGCTCTGCACGCTGCCTTATTCGCTACTATGTGAATATTATCAGAGTCCACAG TTCTGCGGCTCCACAGAGGACGGCACCAGGAGGGGCATGGGCGTGGACATCTCTCTTCTCAGCTGCCAGTACTTCCTGGCCCAGATCCTGGTCTCGGTGGCGATGGGACCTCTGACCTCGTTGGTGGGTGGGGCTCAGGGTGTGATGTACTTTTCGAGCCTCATGTCTTTTGTGGGCTGCCTGTACTCCTCGCTGTGTGTGGTGTACCAGCTGCCACCTCCGGAGGGTGAGCGCTCACAGAGTGAGAGCCAACCACTACTGGTGCACATataa
- the prxl2b gene encoding prostamide/prostaglandin F synthase yields MSCLNVDKLGSKCVKSAVSGEQVELSSLWRDQTVVMFFLRRFGCQICRWAAAEVSKLEKELRVNGVALVGIGPEETGLKEFQDGGFFKGEIYIDETKQCYKDLGFKRYNAINVVPAALGKKVREISSKASSEGIQGNFSGDLLQSGGMLIVAKGGEKVLLHFIQETPGDLVPLEDITKALGISASVQAGVRPQCDEGVCTR; encoded by the exons ATGTCGTGTTTAAATGTGGACAAACTCGGCAGTAAGTGTGTGAAGAGCGCCGTGTCCGGGGAG CAGGTGGAGCTCAGCTCTCTCTGGAGAGATCAGACAGTGGTGATGTTTTTCCTGCGACGTTTCGGGTGTCAGATCTGTCGCTGGGCTGCGGCGGAGGTCAGCAAGCTGGAGAAGGAGCTGAGAGTAAACGGCGTGGCTCTGGTGGGGATCGGCCCTGAAGAGACAGGACTCAAAGAGTTTCAGGACGGCGGGTTTTTTAAAGGCG AAATATACATTGATGAAACTAAGCAGTGCTACAAGGACTTGGGATTTAAAAG ATATAATGCGATCAATGTGGTGCCTGCTGCTCTGGGAAAGAAAGTACGAGAAATTTCCTCAAAG GCAAGCAGTGAAGGAATTCAGGGCAACTTTAGTGGAGACCTTCTGCAGAGCGGCGGCATGCTGATTGTAGccaaag GTGGTGAGAAGGTCCTGCTGCACTTTATTCAAGAGACACCAGGAGATCTTGTGCCACTTGAAGACATCACCAAAGCTCTGGGCATCAGTGCCAGTGTGCAGGCTGGAGTGAGACCTCAG TGTGATGAAGGAGTCTGTACacgatga